A window of Desulfomicrobium macestii contains these coding sequences:
- a CDS encoding DUF4160 domain-containing protein codes for MIMYEDCGRHNLPHIHVRYAGHKASICIDDGVLLAGDFPAKQLKLVQAWIEIHKDELLANWELAVAGEELFNIAPLR; via the coding sequence ATGATCATGTACGAAGACTGTGGGCGGCATAACCTCCCGCATATCCACGTACGCTATGCGGGACACAAGGCATCAATATGCATTGACGATGGCGTCCTCCTCGCAGGGGACTTCCCCGCCAAGCAACTGAAACTTGTGCAGGCATGGATCGAAATTCACAAAGACGAACTGCTGGCAAACTGGGAACTGGCCGTGGCTGGAGAAGAACTTTTCAACATAGCCCCGCTTCGCTGA